The following proteins are encoded in a genomic region of Nitrospirota bacterium:
- a CDS encoding HesA/MoeB/ThiF family protein, with the protein MGNILDERVDLHPLERYRRQLSLDGFGVEGQERLKDSTALVAGIGGLGGTVALYLAAAGIGRLSLVHHGVLDLPDLNRQILMRPEQVGESRVRCAQDGLRRFNPEVGIDVLDGRICEENVRDLVEGADIVISCRYNFEERELLNRSCVRLGTPMVEAAMYGMEAYLTTILPGRTPCLGCIYQEFPDWDPMAFPVLGAVSGTLGCLAAVEAIKVLTGSGSPLWGWLLHFDLSDMTFRKLRVARRPGCSVCGVGDGG; encoded by the coding sequence GAGAGTGGACCTCCATCCGCTGGAGCGATATCGAAGACAGCTCTCCCTGGACGGGTTCGGCGTGGAAGGTCAGGAGAGGCTGAAGGACTCCACGGCCCTGGTAGCTGGGATAGGGGGGCTCGGCGGGACGGTCGCCCTCTACCTTGCGGCGGCCGGGATCGGCCGGCTGTCATTGGTCCATCATGGGGTCCTCGACCTGCCCGATCTGAACCGCCAGATCCTGATGAGACCGGAGCAGGTCGGCGAAAGCCGTGTGCGCTGCGCGCAGGATGGCCTCAGGAGGTTCAATCCGGAGGTGGGCATCGACGTCCTCGACGGACGGATTTGCGAAGAGAATGTGAGAGACCTCGTAGAGGGGGCAGACATCGTCATCAGTTGTCGGTACAACTTTGAGGAGCGCGAGCTTCTGAACCGGTCGTGCGTCAGATTGGGAACGCCCATGGTCGAGGCAGCCATGTATGGGATGGAGGCGTATCTCACCACCATTCTACCTGGGCGCACCCCCTGCCTGGGCTGCATCTACCAGGAGTTTCCCGATTGGGATCCGATGGCGTTTCCGGTCCTGGGCGCTGTGTCGGGGACCCTCGGCTGTCTGGCGGCCGTTGAGGCGATTAAGGTGCTTACCGGCAGCGGCTCCCCTTTGTGGGGGTGGCTGCTTCACTTTGATCTGTCGGATATGACGTTCAGAAAGCTTCGGGTGGCGCGGCGGCCAGGTTGTTCCGTGTGCGGAGTGGGCGATGGAGGATAA
- a CDS encoding sulfite exporter TauE/SafE family protein: protein MEDNLGTVLIPGVLMIAALYSSVGHGGASGYLALLVLAGFARSEVTPVVLILNIMVAATSFFNYWKAGHFAPRLLLPFAVTAIPAAFAGGLITVSDRLYAGLLGGTLLVAALRFLLLARVVSPAFVAGASPRWSLALPVGGVLGVLSGVVGVGGGIFLSPLLLLLGWADAKKTAAVSSAFIVLNSLSGLAAHLLRGAAVDGHLLVPLTACVLLGGAIGSSMGAWRISLLSLQRLLGTVLMVAGLKLAGLFW, encoded by the coding sequence ATGGAGGATAATCTCGGCACCGTCCTCATTCCGGGGGTGTTGATGATCGCCGCCCTCTATTCCTCGGTCGGCCACGGTGGCGCCTCGGGCTATTTAGCTCTCTTGGTCCTCGCGGGATTTGCCAGGTCCGAGGTCACCCCGGTCGTGCTCATTCTCAACATCATGGTTGCGGCGACCAGTTTCTTCAACTACTGGAAGGCCGGACATTTTGCTCCCCGTCTGCTGCTCCCCTTTGCCGTAACCGCCATTCCCGCGGCTTTTGCGGGGGGATTGATCACGGTCAGCGACCGGCTCTACGCCGGGCTGCTGGGGGGAACCCTTCTGGTTGCCGCGTTGCGCTTTCTCTTGTTGGCGCGGGTGGTCAGCCCCGCCTTCGTTGCCGGGGCTTCGCCACGATGGTCGCTGGCGTTGCCGGTGGGCGGTGTCCTCGGTGTTCTCTCCGGCGTGGTGGGCGTGGGGGGCGGGATCTTCTTGAGTCCCTTGCTTCTTCTCCTCGGATGGGCCGACGCCAAAAAGACCGCAGCGGTTTCCTCCGCCTTCATCGTCCTCAATTCCCTGAGCGGTCTGGCCGCCCACCTCCTTCGGGGAGCGGCCGTGGACGGCCACCTGTTGGTTCCCCTGACCGCGTGCGTCCTCCTGGGAGGGGCCATCGGCTCCTCGATGGGAGCATGGCGGATTTCCCTGCTCTCTCTACAGCGGCTGCTGGGAACCGTTCTCATGGTGGCGGGACTCAAACTCGCTGGTCTGTTCTGGTAG
- a CDS encoding integrase core domain-containing protein, with translation MRVFGLTWQFQQRFPEIELSPRGQERLRVLTLWRETRDVDVVCRTFGLSRATLYRWARQFDPHDPTSVRARSRRPRRVRQATWTSAQLEAVRRLRAQYPRWGKAKLAVLLQRAGDRLSASTVGRMLQWLKAHGRLVEPRRHAISARKRRPPRPYAVRKPADYHPQAPGDLVQVDTLDVRPVPGVILKQFTARDVISRWDVVEVHERATARVAAQFLDTLQARLPVPVRAIQVDGGSEFFADFEAACQQRQIRLFALPPRSPKLNGKVERAQRTHTEEFYEITPCAWTVAALNPELRRWEHTYNTIRPHQALAYRTPLQFLQDLGIMPLTRPSLSHM, from the coding sequence ATGCGGGTATTTGGACTGACGTGGCAGTTTCAGCAACGGTTTCCGGAGATCGAGCTCTCGCCCCGGGGGCAGGAGCGGCTGCGGGTGCTGACGTTGTGGCGGGAGACCCGTGATGTCGACGTCGTCTGTCGGACCTTTGGGCTCAGCCGGGCGACCCTGTATCGGTGGGCGCGGCAGTTTGATCCACACGATCCCACGTCGGTGCGGGCGCGCTCCCGCCGACCGCGGCGGGTCCGCCAGGCCACCTGGACTTCTGCGCAGCTCGAGGCGGTCCGGCGCTTGCGGGCGCAATACCCGCGGTGGGGCAAAGCCAAGCTGGCGGTCCTGCTCCAGCGGGCCGGCGACCGGCTCTCGGCATCAACCGTGGGGCGGATGCTGCAGTGGCTCAAAGCGCACGGCCGTCTGGTGGAACCGCGCCGTCACGCCATCTCGGCGCGCAAGCGGCGGCCGCCCCGGCCCTACGCGGTGCGCAAGCCCGCGGACTACCACCCGCAGGCCCCGGGCGATCTGGTCCAGGTCGATACGCTGGATGTGCGGCCCGTCCCGGGGGTGATCCTCAAGCAGTTCACGGCCCGGGACGTGATCTCTCGATGGGATGTCGTGGAAGTGCATGAGCGGGCGACGGCCCGGGTGGCCGCGCAGTTCCTCGACACCCTGCAGGCGCGGCTCCCCGTGCCCGTCCGCGCCATTCAGGTCGATGGCGGCTCGGAGTTCTTCGCGGACTTCGAGGCCGCCTGTCAGCAGCGCCAGATCCGCTTGTTTGCCCTCCCACCGCGCAGTCCCAAGCTCAATGGGAAGGTGGAACGTGCCCAGCGCACCCATACCGAGGAGTTCTACGAGATCACGCCGTGTGCCTGGACGGTGGCGGCCCTCAACCCCGAACTGCGTCGCTGGGAGCACACCTACAACACCATCCGCCCCCACCAAGCGCTCGCCTATCGCACGCCCTTGCAATTCCTCCAGGACCTCGGCATCATGCCGCTCACTCGCCCCTCGTTGTCTCACATGTAG
- the cobD gene encoding threonine-phosphate decarboxylase CobD, with protein MYTGHGGNLEAIRARYGWEPATVCDFSASLNPLGPPPVVDAILQATSPLVAAYPDIDCRALRRGLARLHGLSDDSILIGNGSTEFIFLLPRVFRPRTVLVDPPTYRDYAEAAEAVGAVVADGRATGSCGDLAFVCNPNNPTGTALDADAVRALAAARPSTLFVVDEAYVDLSDAPEAFSLLSAPLPDNVIVLRSFTKTYAVPGLRLGYAVGAPALMARVERLKEPWAVNALALAAGQELLDCADHARAGAELIRRARARLIERLGALPGFHPAPSRANFILIRLPDGLHADALRDRLIEDRILIRSCADFDGLGPSYIRVAVRTEADNRRLVEAFAAAVKEPAWA; from the coding sequence ATGTACACCGGGCACGGAGGCAATCTCGAAGCGATTCGAGCGCGGTACGGGTGGGAGCCGGCCACCGTCTGTGATTTCAGCGCCAGCCTCAACCCCCTTGGTCCCCCGCCGGTAGTTGACGCCATCCTCCAGGCGACATCCCCACTCGTTGCCGCGTACCCCGATATCGATTGCCGGGCGCTGCGGCGCGGCTTGGCCCGCCTGCACGGTCTCTCGGACGACTCCATCCTGATCGGTAACGGGTCGACCGAGTTCATCTTCCTGCTGCCCCGCGTGTTCCGCCCCCGGACCGTGCTGGTCGACCCGCCGACCTATCGCGATTACGCCGAGGCCGCCGAGGCGGTCGGCGCCGTCGTTGCCGACGGACGCGCGACGGGCTCCTGCGGCGATCTCGCGTTCGTGTGTAATCCCAATAATCCCACGGGGACGGCGCTCGATGCCGATGCGGTGCGTGCTCTTGCCGCCGCCCGACCGTCCACGCTCTTCGTCGTGGATGAAGCCTACGTCGATCTTTCCGACGCGCCCGAGGCTTTTTCGCTCCTGTCCGCGCCTCTGCCCGACAACGTCATTGTCCTGCGCTCGTTCACCAAGACCTACGCCGTGCCGGGCCTGCGCCTGGGCTACGCGGTCGGCGCGCCGGCGCTCATGGCGCGGGTCGAGCGGTTGAAGGAGCCGTGGGCGGTCAACGCGCTCGCGCTGGCGGCGGGACAGGAGCTCCTCGATTGCGCCGACCACGCGCGCGCGGGCGCCGAGTTGATCCGTCGCGCGCGCGCGCGGCTGATCGAACGGCTCGGGGCGCTCCCGGGGTTCCATCCCGCGCCGTCGCGCGCTAATTTCATCCTGATCCGGCTGCCTGACGGCCTGCACGCCGACGCCCTCCGCGATCGCCTGATCGAGGATCGCATCCTGATTCGCAGTTGCGCCGATTTTGATGGCCTCGGTCCCTCGTACATTCGAGTCGCCGTTCGCACCGAAGCGGACAATCGACGGTTGGTCGAGGCGTTCGCCGCGGCGGTCAAGGAGCCGGCATGGGCCTGA
- a CDS encoding GHMP kinase has protein sequence MGLTARVPGSCGELVQGIVDGVRLHASCPVDRYARATWRPGPRRAGHGEKVRRALAAAGGSPAFLAGLAMRSDLPRAIGMASSTADIGAAVGLWLATARGTVDAGAVARAALAVEPTDGVLFDGIVLFDHRRGSVLERWGLPPPIELVAVEVGGPVDTLAFNERDTAAVSREQAGSILRAFDLVRRGLARGDAASIGRGATISALCHQNILPKPALEPLLRLALEEGGYGVNVAHSGSLIGLLLPPGGYDRERVARRIAELVPHRAPVRRLRLQGGGIEVGAA, from the coding sequence ATGGGCCTGACGGCGCGCGTGCCGGGCAGTTGCGGCGAACTCGTGCAAGGCATCGTTGACGGCGTGCGGCTGCACGCGTCGTGTCCGGTCGATCGCTACGCGCGGGCGACGTGGCGACCGGGGCCGCGCCGCGCCGGGCATGGGGAGAAAGTGCGGCGGGCGCTCGCCGCCGCGGGCGGATCGCCGGCGTTCCTGGCCGGCCTTGCAATGAGGTCGGACCTCCCCCGCGCGATCGGGATGGCGAGCAGCACGGCCGATATCGGCGCGGCGGTGGGCCTGTGGTTGGCGACGGCGCGCGGAACGGTGGATGCCGGCGCCGTCGCGCGTGCGGCACTGGCGGTGGAACCCACCGACGGCGTGCTGTTCGACGGCATCGTGCTGTTCGACCACCGGCGCGGGAGCGTGCTGGAGCGCTGGGGGTTGCCCCCGCCCATCGAGTTGGTGGCGGTCGAGGTGGGCGGGCCGGTGGACACCCTGGCGTTCAACGAACGGGACACGGCCGCGGTGTCGCGCGAGCAAGCGGGGTCGATCCTGCGCGCGTTCGATCTGGTGCGGCGGGGGCTGGCGCGCGGCGACGCGGCATCGATTGGCCGGGGCGCGACGATCAGCGCGCTCTGCCATCAAAACATTCTACCCAAGCCCGCGCTCGAACCGCTGCTGCGGCTCGCGCTGGAAGAGGGCGGCTATGGGGTGAACGTCGCGCACAGCGGATCGCTCATCGGTCTCCTCCTTCCGCCCGGCGGTTATGACCGCGAGCGGGTGGCGCGGCGTATCGCCGAACTCGTGCCTCACCGCGCGCCCGTCCGCCGGCTGCGCCTGCAGGGCGGCGGCATCGAAGTGGGGGCCGCGTGA
- the cobU gene encoding bifunctional adenosylcobinamide kinase/adenosylcobinamide-phosphate guanylyltransferase, whose protein sequence is MSAPGRTALVLGGTRSGKSRVALELGRAMPGRRAFVATCRVQPGDAEMTARVSAHRERRDASWETIEEPLDLGERVDALAREYDVIVADCLTLWLSNLIEREEGDAGIARRLDRLTASIAASRARVIVVSNEVGMGIVPPTHLGRLFRDWQGLVNQAVAEAVNDVYLVTAGLARRLKPIGVS, encoded by the coding sequence GTGAGCGCCCCCGGACGCACCGCCCTGGTCCTGGGCGGCACGCGGAGCGGCAAGAGCCGGGTGGCGCTGGAGCTGGGCCGCGCGATGCCGGGCCGCCGCGCCTTTGTCGCCACCTGTCGCGTCCAACCCGGTGACGCGGAGATGACGGCGCGGGTGTCGGCGCACCGCGAGCGGCGGGACGCCTCGTGGGAGACGATTGAAGAGCCGCTGGATCTGGGCGAGCGCGTGGACGCGCTGGCCCGCGAATACGACGTGATCGTGGCGGATTGCCTCACGCTGTGGCTCTCCAATCTGATCGAGCGCGAAGAAGGCGATGCCGGGATTGCCCGCCGCCTCGATCGTCTGACGGCGTCGATCGCCGCGTCGCGCGCCCGCGTCATCGTCGTCAGTAACGAAGTCGGGATGGGCATCGTCCCCCCCACCCACCTGGGGCGGCTGTTCCGGGATTGGCAGGGGCTCGTCAATCAAGCCGTGGCCGAGGCGGTCAACGACGTCTATCTCGTCACCGCGGGGTTGGCGCGGCGGCTCAAACCGATTGGAGTGTCATGA
- the cobT gene encoding nicotinate-nucleotide--dimethylbenzimidazole phosphoribosyltransferase, translating to MTSRSITEKVASDPMVADALQARLDRLTKPLGSLGRLEELARWYGAARGTAAPVLRRKTVAVFAGDHGVTAEGVSAYPSDVTAQMVYNFLRGGAGINVLARHVGADVVVVDVGVAHAFPELEGLRRRKVRPGTGNLAVGPAMMREEAEAAVGVGVELAEDLASSGVDVIGVGEMGIGNTTPSSAITAVMTGASPRDVTGRGTGIDDAVWARKVSVIERAIAVNRPDASDPMDVLTKLGGLEIAALVGMMLGASNRRVPVVLDGFISGAAALIAAGLEPSLDGYLLASHQSVEPGHRLALDRLGLAPVLDLGLRLGEGTGAALAIGLLDGAVKILNEMATFGEAGVSERRGACP from the coding sequence ATGACATCACGCAGTATCACCGAGAAAGTCGCGTCCGATCCAATGGTGGCGGACGCGTTGCAAGCGCGGTTGGATCGGCTGACCAAGCCGCTCGGCAGCCTGGGCCGCCTGGAGGAATTGGCGCGCTGGTACGGCGCGGCGCGCGGGACCGCCGCGCCGGTGCTGCGCCGCAAGACCGTTGCGGTCTTCGCGGGCGACCACGGCGTGACCGCCGAGGGGGTGAGCGCCTATCCGTCCGACGTGACCGCGCAGATGGTCTACAACTTCCTGCGCGGCGGCGCGGGCATCAACGTGTTGGCGCGGCACGTCGGCGCGGACGTCGTCGTGGTGGACGTGGGCGTGGCGCACGCGTTTCCGGAGCTGGAGGGCTTGCGCCGCCGGAAGGTTCGCCCCGGCACCGGCAATCTGGCGGTCGGGCCCGCGATGATGCGCGAGGAGGCCGAGGCTGCGGTGGGTGTGGGCGTGGAGCTGGCCGAGGATCTGGCATCGTCGGGTGTGGACGTGATCGGCGTGGGCGAGATGGGAATCGGCAACACCACGCCCAGCAGCGCGATTACCGCGGTGATGACCGGCGCGTCGCCGCGGGACGTGACCGGCCGCGGCACCGGGATCGACGACGCGGTCTGGGCCCGCAAGGTCTCGGTGATCGAGCGCGCGATCGCCGTCAACCGACCCGACGCGAGCGATCCCATGGACGTGTTAACGAAGCTCGGCGGCCTGGAGATCGCGGCGCTGGTCGGGATGATGCTCGGCGCGTCGAACCGGCGCGTGCCGGTCGTGCTCGACGGCTTCATTTCCGGGGCCGCGGCGCTGATCGCCGCGGGCCTGGAACCCTCGCTCGACGGCTATCTCTTGGCGTCGCACCAATCGGTCGAACCGGGACATCGCCTGGCGCTCGATCGGTTGGGGCTCGCGCCGGTGTTGGATTTGGGGCTGCGCCTGGGCGAGGGCACCGGCGCGGCCTTGGCCATCGGGCTGCTCGACGGGGCGGTGAAGATCCTTAACGAGATGGCGACGTTCGGCGAGGCCGGGGTCTCGGAGCGGCGAGGAGCCTGTCCATGA
- the cobS gene encoding adenosylcobinamide-GDP ribazoletransferase: MRAFLAAWAFLTVVPLGRRGRAADEGAFGRSLAAFPLVGLALGAALAVFSLAAVRLFPPALVATLAVLLLAWLSGGLHLDGVADTADACGSRSREEALRIMKGSTIGTYGSLALFSVLGLKIAALAALPPRALAPALLAMPVLGRWAQVHATVGRTYAREQGTGKAFVEGATRAVWWWATVTTCLIAAAVMGPAGLAAVAVVWAAVTVYARRVTAWLGGVTGDTIGAAGEGAEVIAVLTWAAFFHVGARP; this comes from the coding sequence ATGAGAGCGTTTCTGGCGGCATGGGCGTTTTTGACCGTGGTCCCGCTGGGCCGCCGAGGGCGCGCCGCGGACGAGGGGGCGTTCGGTCGCTCGCTCGCCGCCTTTCCCCTCGTGGGGCTCGCGCTCGGCGCGGCGCTGGCGGTGTTCTCTCTGGCGGCCGTCCGGCTGTTTCCCCCTGCGCTGGTGGCGACACTTGCCGTGCTGCTCTTGGCGTGGCTCTCGGGCGGCCTGCACCTCGACGGCGTGGCGGATACCGCCGACGCATGCGGCTCGCGCTCGCGCGAGGAGGCGTTGCGGATCATGAAGGGCTCGACGATCGGGACCTACGGGAGCCTGGCCTTGTTCTCGGTGCTCGGGCTGAAGATCGCGGCGCTGGCGGCGCTGCCGCCCCGCGCGCTCGCGCCCGCGCTGCTCGCCATGCCGGTGCTGGGGCGCTGGGCCCAGGTCCACGCCACGGTCGGACGGACGTACGCGCGCGAGCAGGGGACCGGCAAGGCATTCGTCGAAGGCGCGACCCGCGCGGTCTGGTGGTGGGCGACGGTGACGACGTGCCTCATCGCGGCCGCGGTCATGGGACCGGCGGGGCTTGCGGCGGTCGCGGTCGTGTGGGCCGCGGTGACCGTGTATGCCCGCCGGGTCACGGCGTGGCTGGGCGGCGTGACCGGCGACACGATCGGCGCCGCGGGCGAGGGCGCGGAAGTGATCGCGGTCCTGACCTGGGCGGCCTTCTTTCACGTGGGAGCCCGTCCATGA
- a CDS encoding cobyric acid synthase, with amino-acid sequence MIQGTGSNVGKSLITAALCRIFLQDGYRVAPFKSQNMALNAAVTRDGLEMSRAQALQAQACRIEPDARMNPILLKPSSEDGCQVVVMGKVRGTLSADAYLDAKAELFPVVKDAYSSLAAEHDVIVIEGAGSPAEINLMDREIVNMRVADMADAPVLLVGDIDSGGVFAALVGTLALLPEVHAARVKGLLINKFRGRRSLLDPGLDAVARRTGRPVLGVIPYLDHLRLPDEDSLALRGHAAEPDSAFSVTVAVIELPRISNFNDVDPLRIEPDVRVRFVQPGERLGRPEVVILPGSKNAAADLAALRACGLAEELRAHAASGGAVIGLCGGLQMMGRTIEDPGGIESAHGRTEGLGLLPVETVLEDAKVLRRVSGRHRSTGCAVTGYEIHHGRSRLSDPGGVRHVEPLLFDLDDGRAEGVARGACWGTYLHGIFDGDEFRRALIDSWREKKGLAPLGTVRARYDVDAELDRLASAVRTAVDLEVVYRVMGR; translated from the coding sequence ATGATTCAGGGCACCGGTTCGAATGTGGGCAAGAGCCTGATTACGGCCGCGCTGTGCCGGATTTTTCTCCAGGACGGCTATCGCGTCGCGCCGTTCAAGTCGCAGAACATGGCGTTGAACGCGGCGGTCACGCGCGACGGCCTGGAGATGAGCCGCGCCCAGGCGCTCCAGGCCCAAGCCTGCCGGATCGAGCCCGACGCGCGGATGAACCCCATTTTGCTCAAGCCCTCGTCGGAGGACGGCTGCCAGGTGGTCGTGATGGGCAAGGTCCGCGGCACGCTGTCCGCCGACGCGTACCTGGACGCCAAGGCCGAGTTGTTCCCGGTCGTCAAAGACGCATACTCCTCGCTCGCGGCCGAGCACGACGTGATCGTGATCGAGGGCGCCGGGAGTCCGGCCGAGATCAATCTGATGGATCGCGAGATCGTGAACATGCGGGTGGCCGACATGGCCGACGCGCCCGTGCTTCTGGTGGGCGACATCGACTCGGGGGGCGTCTTCGCGGCATTGGTGGGCACGTTGGCGCTCCTGCCGGAGGTGCACGCGGCGCGGGTGAAGGGACTGCTGATCAACAAGTTCCGGGGCCGCCGGTCGCTGCTCGATCCCGGCCTTGACGCGGTGGCGCGCCGCACCGGCCGCCCGGTGTTGGGGGTCATCCCATACCTGGATCACCTGCGCCTGCCCGACGAGGACTCGCTGGCGCTCCGCGGTCACGCGGCCGAGCCCGACTCCGCGTTCTCGGTGACGGTCGCGGTGATCGAGCTCCCGCGCATCAGCAACTTCAACGACGTCGATCCGCTGCGGATCGAGCCGGATGTCCGCGTGCGCTTCGTCCAGCCTGGAGAACGGCTGGGCCGCCCCGAGGTGGTGATCCTTCCCGGCTCCAAGAACGCGGCCGCCGATCTGGCGGCGCTGCGCGCGTGCGGGCTGGCCGAGGAGCTTCGCGCCCACGCCGCGTCGGGGGGCGCCGTGATCGGGCTTTGTGGCGGGCTGCAGATGATGGGCCGGACGATCGAAGACCCCGGCGGAATCGAAAGCGCGCATGGCCGCACCGAGGGCCTGGGGTTGCTGCCCGTGGAGACCGTCCTGGAGGACGCGAAGGTGCTGCGGCGCGTGTCGGGACGTCACCGGTCCACCGGCTGCGCCGTGACCGGTTATGAGATCCATCATGGCCGGAGCCGCCTTTCTGATCCGGGAGGGGTTCGACATGTCGAACCCCTTCTCTTTGATCTTGACGACGGTCGCGCCGAGGGTGTCGCGCGCGGGGCGTGCTGGGGGACATATCTCCACGGGATCTTCGACGGCGACGAATTCCGGCGGGCGCTGATCGACTCGTGGCGGGAGAAGAAGGGGCTGGCGCCGCTGGGGACCGTCCGGGCCCGTTACGACGTGGACGCCGAACTGGATCGGCTGGCGTCGGCGGTGCGGACGGCGGTAGATCTTGAGGTCGTGTACCGGGTCATGGGGCGGTGA
- the cbiB gene encoding adenosylcobinamide-phosphate synthase CbiB: MTGPDHVEIVLLVLGALALDAALGDPRELPHPVRGLGRIIASLERALRAHYPSRERAAGVTLALGVVGGTFGAAWGVIHLAGLIHPWAARGTEVMAIYWSLAPRDLWQHAARVSGALGRGDLAEAKRGVAMMVGRDVEPLDEKGVTRATIESVAENTVDGVTAPLCFALLGGGPLAMAYRAVNTLDSMVGYRIEPYARIGWASARLDDLANLLPARLTALLMPIAGGFLGGSARGGWSAAWRDGRKHDSPNSGLTEAAMAGVLGIELGGPHWYRGTYYASPTIGTAKRPVERADIAQACRVMAATTAMVFVIGVAARLWIGP; the protein is encoded by the coding sequence GTGACCGGCCCGGACCACGTGGAGATCGTCCTCCTTGTCCTCGGCGCGCTGGCGCTCGATGCGGCGCTCGGCGATCCCCGCGAACTGCCGCATCCCGTGCGCGGTTTGGGCCGGATCATCGCGAGCTTGGAGCGCGCGTTGCGCGCGCACTATCCGTCGCGCGAGCGGGCGGCCGGGGTTACGTTGGCGCTCGGAGTGGTCGGGGGGACATTTGGGGCAGCCTGGGGCGTGATCCACCTGGCGGGGCTGATCCATCCATGGGCCGCGCGCGGGACGGAGGTCATGGCGATCTACTGGTCGCTCGCGCCCCGCGATCTGTGGCAGCACGCGGCAAGGGTGTCGGGCGCGCTGGGCCGGGGCGACCTGGCCGAGGCGAAGCGTGGGGTGGCGATGATGGTGGGGAGGGACGTGGAGCCGCTGGACGAGAAGGGCGTGACCCGCGCGACGATCGAGAGCGTGGCCGAGAACACGGTGGACGGCGTGACCGCGCCGCTCTGCTTCGCCCTGCTCGGCGGCGGTCCGCTCGCAATGGCGTACCGCGCGGTCAACACGTTGGACTCGATGGTGGGCTATCGGATCGAGCCCTACGCGCGGATCGGCTGGGCGTCGGCGCGGCTGGACGATCTGGCCAATCTGCTCCCGGCGCGCCTGACGGCGCTGCTCATGCCCATCGCCGGCGGTTTCCTCGGCGGGTCGGCCCGCGGGGGCTGGTCCGCGGCGTGGCGGGACGGGCGCAAACACGACAGCCCCAATTCGGGGTTAACAGAGGCGGCGATGGCGGGGGTGTTGGGGATCGAGCTTGGGGGGCCGCACTGGTACCGAGGGACGTACTATGCATCGCCGACGATCGGGACCGCGAAGCGTCCCGTCGAGCGAGCCGATATCGCACAGGCCTGCCGTGTGATGGCCGCCACGACGGCCATGGTGTTCGTCATCGGCGTCGCGGCGCGACTCTGGATCGGCCCGTGA
- the cobO gene encoding cob(I)yrinic acid a,c-diamide adenosyltransferase produces the protein MNDLNRGSRGLVLVYTGDGKGKTTAAFGLALRAAGRGLRVHVIQFIKGEMDTGEIEMIAKALPSITVERVGKGFTWRRDVVPTFEDHVAAAREGLARAREAVTAGDYQVVILDEINVALKKKLLEIDDVLDVLDLRPSGLHLVLTGRGAPEELLERADLVTEMRCVKHPFHRGIPAQVGIDK, from the coding sequence GTGAACGACTTGAACCGCGGTTCGCGCGGCCTGGTCCTCGTGTATACCGGCGACGGCAAAGGGAAGACCACGGCGGCGTTCGGTTTGGCCTTGCGCGCGGCGGGGCGCGGGTTGCGCGTCCACGTCATCCAGTTCATCAAGGGCGAGATGGACACGGGGGAAATCGAGATGATCGCCAAGGCCCTGCCGTCGATCACGGTGGAGCGGGTGGGCAAGGGATTCACCTGGCGCCGCGACGTCGTCCCCACGTTCGAGGATCATGTGGCGGCGGCGCGCGAGGGGCTCGCCCGGGCCCGCGAGGCAGTGACTGCGGGGGACTATCAGGTCGTCATCCTGGACGAGATCAACGTGGCGCTCAAGAAGAAGCTCTTGGAAATAGATGACGTGCTGGATGTGTTGGATCTGCGGCCGAGTGGACTCCATCTGGTGCTGACGGGCCGGGGAGCGCCGGAGGAATTGCTGGAGCGGGCCGATCTGGTGACCGAGATGCGGTGCGTCAAGCATCCGTTTCATCGCGGCATTCCAGCCCAAGTCGGAATCGATAAGTGA
- the bluB gene encoding 5,6-dimethylbenzimidazole synthase codes for MAGLKSNTFPPLWRRGVYEAIYRRRDMRKFLPRPIPDKLLRRVLHAAHQAGSVGLMQPWNFLVIRDPEVKRRIKTQFLTANEAAAAVYEGERRLLYQRLTLEAIEEAPINLAVTCDRSRRGPHVLGRHSIPDTDLYSTVCAVQNLWLAARAEGIGVGWVSILDPAAVAHILDIPDDVVLVAYLCMGYVTRFPDAPTLETAGWESRVPLESVLYYDRWGRRPPETAGDVNGNHRPGETI; via the coding sequence GTGGCGGGCCTGAAATCGAACACGTTTCCTCCGCTCTGGCGGCGCGGCGTCTACGAGGCCATCTACCGGCGGCGCGACATGCGCAAGTTCCTCCCGAGGCCGATTCCGGACAAGCTGCTGCGCCGGGTGTTGCACGCCGCGCACCAGGCCGGTTCGGTGGGGTTGATGCAGCCGTGGAACTTTCTGGTCATCCGCGACCCCGAGGTCAAGCGCCGGATCAAGACCCAGTTCCTGACCGCGAACGAGGCCGCGGCGGCGGTGTACGAGGGCGAGCGTCGCCTGCTCTATCAGCGCCTCACGCTGGAAGCGATCGAGGAGGCGCCGATCAATCTGGCCGTGACCTGCGACCGTTCGCGCCGGGGTCCGCACGTGCTGGGCCGCCACAGCATCCCGGATACGGATCTGTACTCCACCGTCTGCGCCGTCCAGAACCTCTGGCTCGCGGCCCGCGCCGAGGGGATTGGAGTGGGCTGGGTGAGCATTCTGGATCCCGCTGCCGTCGCGCACATCCTGGACATCCCCGACGACGTGGTCCTCGTCGCGTACCTGTGCATGGGGTACGTGACCCGGTTTCCGGACGCGCCCACGCTGGAGACGGCGGGATGGGAGAGCCGCGTGCCGCTGGAGTCGGTGCTGTACTACGACCGCTGGGGCCGGCGCCCGCCCGAGACGGCGGGAGATGTCAACGGCAACCATCGACCGGGAGAAACCATATGA